ATTAGATTATTTTTATGTTCTGATTAATCAGGATAATAATGGAATTATTACTGATAGAAGATAACCGGAAAATTAGTGAATTCATCGTCAAAGGACTGGAAGAAAGCGGATTTTCAGTAACATTGGCTGAAAATGGCATTGATGCCCGTTCGATGATTGCCGGACATGAATGGAGTATTATCTTATTGGATATCATGCTTCCGGACATTGACGGTATTGAATTACTGCAGTATATCCGCTATAAAAAAATACAGACGCCGGTACTGGTGATCAGTGCTTTAGGCGAAACCGACGATAAGGTGAAAGCACTGGACTACGGAGCAGATGACTATTTATCCAAACCTTTCCATTTCAAGGAACTGGTAGCCAGGATCAATGCATTGACGAGAAGAGCAGGAATGAAATACGATACTTCCCATGAAATACTTCAATGCGACGACTTGATGTTATATGTGGATGAACACCGGATCATGCGGGGAGATCAGGAAATCAAACTGACCATACAGGAATTCAAATTACTGAAGCTGTTGATGGAACATCCCAATAAAGTTTTGACAAGGACACAGATTCTCAATAGTGTATGGGGCATCCATCATGATACCAGTACCAATGTGGTGGATGTGTATATATCCTATCTACGTTCAAAAATAGATGCCGACAGGCAGGACAAGCTGATAGAGACCATCAAGGGAAGGGGATACATGATACGGACACACGGATAACACATATTGTACCAAATGAAAATACAAACCCGCCTGGTATTGCTTAGTTCTCTTCTGTGGGGAGTCGTTTTCATTATTGTTGGTGTACTGATTTATGGCGTATACCGGAAAAGTGTAGAAAATTCGATGTACCAGAATTTGGAAAAAACCGCCCGGATTACTGCCCTGTTTTTCTTTGAAGAGGACGAACTGAATGAGGATGAATTTGCCAAAGTCAGAAAACAGTATGAAGAAGTATTGTCCGACTATATTATCTATGATAATGACAACATCATCACGCATGGCGATGGTATGTTTTCCATCCCGGTCAAACTTCTTGATGGTATCCGTTCGAAAGGAAAAATGGCTTTCCTGATGAACGGTTTTTTGTGTTATGGCATCTATTATGAAGATAATCAGGGTAATTTTGTCGTGATCACGAAAGAGAAACAGGAACAGCTGAATAACCTGATCCGTCCATTGGTATGGATCTTATTGTCCGCCTTTATCATCGGTATGCTGGCTACATTGATCCTTAACAGATGGCTGGCACGTGCGGCTTATTACCCTATCAGGAAAATAATCAGGCAGGTGAAAAACATATCTACCGACGATCTGACTGTACAGCTCGCCATCCCGGATACCAAAGATGAACTGCAGCTATTGACAAGGACTTTCAATGAATTGCTGGAGAAAATTTCCGATACTTTCGTTATTCAGAAGAATTTTGTCAGTTATATTTCCCACGAATTCAAAACGCCTTTGGCTTCTATACTGGGAAATCTGGAAGTGTTTTCCATCCGTGACCGTACTCCGGAAGAATATCACCATTTGGTGGGAAACCTGATCGATGAGATACATCAGTTGGAAGGGATTTTAGACACATTGCTGGAAGTTTCCGGCCTGCGTAAAGATGTTGAAATTACTGATTCCCTCAGGGTGGATGAACTGATCTGGGAGATCATTGATCAGCTTTCGGCGAGGTATTCCGGCCTGAAAACGAATGTGCAGAT
This window of the Bacteroidales bacterium genome carries:
- a CDS encoding response regulator transcription factor gives rise to the protein MELLLIEDNRKISEFIVKGLEESGFSVTLAENGIDARSMIAGHEWSIILLDIMLPDIDGIELLQYIRYKKIQTPVLVISALGETDDKVKALDYGADDYLSKPFHFKELVARINALTRRAGMKYDTSHEILQCDDLMLYVDEHRIMRGDQEIKLTIQEFKLLKLLMEHPNKVLTRTQILNSVWGIHHDTSTNVVDVYISYLRSKIDADRQDKLIETIKGRGYMIRTHG
- a CDS encoding HAMP domain-containing histidine kinase, yielding MKIQTRLVLLSSLLWGVVFIIVGVLIYGVYRKSVENSMYQNLEKTARITALFFFEEDELNEDEFAKVRKQYEEVLSDYIIYDNDNIITHGDGMFSIPVKLLDGIRSKGKMAFLMNGFLCYGIYYEDNQGNFVVITKEKQEQLNNLIRPLVWILLSAFIIGMLATLILNRWLARAAYYPIRKIIRQVKNISTDDLTVQLAIPDTKDELQLLTRTFNELLEKISDTFVIQKNFVSYISHEFKTPLASILGNLEVFSIRDRTPEEYHHLVGNLIDEIHQLEGILDTLLEVSGLRKDVEITDSLRVDELIWEIIDQLSARYSGLKTNVQMEIPPEDESILYLKKNKIQLFMALLNLIENAVKFSKGKTVDIRLYKEKGKLLLSITDKGIGIPKEQLSSINRPFYRAENSNQVQGSGIGLSIALRILEKNHIPYSIDSKENIGTKVILILQYI